The following are encoded together in the Pseudodesulfovibrio indicus genome:
- a CDS encoding serine/threonine-protein kinase produces MDASLGVKEPKQAAETPPARKASAAPEPAQPVVPDKVPEARVVQASEPKVPEQKAPEPKAPAPRAVAEDKLPFEPKAVKSPFSGGQRPVSSGEDVKTRALNAPQRPAHTKPAPAAEPGAKDGDLCYGCFKAKAGSGPCPACGYNPQPQNEHPVYLNAGIRLLEGRYIIGRVLGQGGFGVTYLGFDSVLQHLVAIKEYMPTHMASRHRDSVTIIPGHGDGGECFASGLRLFLEEARNVAKLDRHRNVVLIENYFEANNTGYMVMQYVQGPSLSEHLKQRGGKMEWDEVYALFSPILNALEMIHRKNLYHRDISIQNILLRNGTEPVLIDFGAARVVAGEQSRSIDVVLKPGYSPLEQFATKGKIGPWTDIYAVGACMYLMLCGHLPPQATDRLYRDELIPLSEISGVAIPPGVDEDILQALAVRVEDRWQAIPDFLGSLRSHSAERIAPPKKTRPAGPAQKPERKMNTKLLAGAAAAVLLAIGALVFALSGPGKGVDVGVAEAPPGHTEKTASEAEGKQPAKGKAAVAATAEETGKLEKAAALMAREAYVSPPGNNAFALYDSLLASKTAAGAEARKGVEKLFEVGDNAVERGAWRNGLAIFKEMKNIRAEDLKREVEGRLKHIRNLYVGGAKGLIAQKDAMKALQYLERAGEAAPGDAEVKQLAAEANRITAALNIFCIPSGTVYVDGKDTGRMAPLSGLELVAGTHEIKIVDSSGGSRFPSRTIQVDVQHGKTAMLKYINATHGIAYE; encoded by the coding sequence ATGGACGCTTCACTTGGCGTCAAGGAACCCAAACAGGCGGCGGAGACTCCTCCGGCACGAAAGGCGTCCGCTGCGCCCGAACCGGCGCAACCGGTGGTGCCCGACAAGGTGCCCGAGGCCCGGGTGGTTCAGGCGTCGGAACCCAAGGTTCCGGAGCAGAAGGCACCGGAGCCCAAGGCGCCGGCGCCCAGGGCCGTGGCCGAGGACAAACTCCCGTTCGAGCCCAAGGCCGTGAAATCGCCCTTCAGCGGCGGCCAGCGTCCGGTTTCGTCCGGGGAGGACGTCAAGACCAGGGCGCTCAACGCGCCGCAGCGCCCGGCGCACACCAAGCCCGCGCCGGCCGCGGAACCGGGCGCCAAGGACGGCGACCTCTGCTACGGCTGCTTCAAGGCCAAGGCGGGGAGCGGGCCATGCCCCGCATGCGGCTACAACCCCCAGCCGCAGAACGAGCACCCCGTGTATCTCAACGCCGGGATACGGCTGCTGGAGGGGCGCTACATAATAGGCCGCGTTCTCGGGCAGGGCGGCTTCGGCGTCACCTACCTCGGCTTCGACTCGGTGCTTCAGCACCTGGTCGCGATCAAGGAGTACATGCCCACGCACATGGCCAGCCGCCACCGGGACAGCGTGACCATCATCCCCGGCCACGGCGACGGCGGCGAGTGCTTCGCCAGCGGGTTGCGCCTGTTCCTGGAGGAGGCGCGCAACGTCGCCAAGCTCGACCGCCACAGGAACGTGGTCCTCATCGAGAACTATTTCGAGGCGAACAACACCGGATACATGGTCATGCAGTACGTGCAGGGGCCGTCGCTGTCCGAACACCTGAAGCAGCGGGGCGGCAAGATGGAATGGGACGAGGTCTACGCCCTCTTCAGCCCGATCCTGAATGCCCTGGAAATGATCCACCGGAAGAATCTGTACCATCGCGATATTTCGATCCAGAACATCCTGCTGCGCAACGGCACCGAACCGGTGCTCATCGATTTCGGCGCGGCCAGGGTGGTCGCCGGGGAGCAGAGCCGGAGCATCGATGTGGTGCTCAAGCCCGGCTATTCGCCGCTCGAACAGTTCGCCACCAAGGGCAAGATCGGTCCGTGGACCGACATCTACGCCGTTGGCGCGTGCATGTACCTGATGCTTTGCGGGCATCTCCCGCCCCAGGCCACGGATCGTCTCTACCGGGACGAACTGATCCCCCTGTCGGAGATCTCCGGGGTCGCCATCCCGCCGGGCGTGGACGAGGACATCCTCCAGGCCCTGGCCGTCCGCGTCGAGGACCGGTGGCAGGCCATCCCGGATTTCCTGGGCAGCCTCCGGAGTCACAGCGCGGAACGGATCGCGCCCCCGAAGAAGACCCGGCCCGCCGGACCGGCGCAGAAGCCGGAGCGGAAAATGAACACCAAACTCTTGGCCGGGGCGGCGGCCGCCGTTCTTCTGGCCATCGGGGCGCTCGTCTTCGCCCTGTCCGGCCCCGGCAAGGGGGTCGACGTCGGCGTGGCCGAGGCCCCGCCGGGCCACACCGAAAAGACGGCCTCCGAAGCGGAAGGCAAGCAGCCCGCCAAGGGAAAGGCGGCCGTCGCGGCTACGGCCGAGGAGACCGGAAAGCTGGAGAAGGCCGCCGCGCTCATGGCCAGGGAAGCCTATGTCTCGCCCCCGGGCAACAACGCGTTCGCCCTTTACGACAGCCTCCTGGCGTCGAAGACGGCGGCCGGGGCAGAGGCCCGAAAGGGCGTGGAGAAGCTCTTCGAGGTGGGCGACAATGCCGTGGAACGGGGGGCCTGGCGGAACGGGCTGGCCATCTTCAAGGAGATGAAGAACATCCGTGCCGAAGACCTGAAGCGCGAGGTTGAGGGCCGCCTGAAGCACATCCGCAACCTGTACGTGGGCGGTGCCAAGGGGCTGATCGCCCAGAAGGACGCGATGAAGGCGTTGCAATACCTGGAAAGGGCCGGAGAGGCCGCGCCCGGCGACGCGGAAGTGAAGCAGCTCGCCGCTGAAGCGAACAGGATTACGGCCGCGTTGAACATCTTCTGCATCCCGTCGGGGACGGTGTATGTGGACGGCAAGGACACCGGCAGGATGGCCCCGCTGAGCGGGCTGGAGCTGGTTGCCGGAACGCATGAGATCAAGATCGTGGACAGCTCGGGCGGGAGCAGGTTCCCGTCCCGGACCATCCAGGTGGATGTGCAACACGGCAAGACCGCCATGTTGAAATATATCAATGCAACACATGGGATTGCTTATGAATAG